A genomic window from Terrisporobacter glycolicus ATCC 14880 = DSM 1288 includes:
- a CDS encoding response regulator transcription factor: MLNILVVEDEAPIRDWIVYNISKISDDYKVLGSANNGKEGFELAKKLNPEVIISDIKMPLMDGIELTKNVKEIMPNVYVVLLSNYAEFDYAKQAISYGVFEYLIKSDIRPVELKEVFSKIEEDMIIKKEVIVNKENESIEVDKDENKYSKSITMALEYIDSNYKEPICLADISKNVFLSHEYFSRLFKEEVGENFSTYLTNYRLNKAEYLLKNSDMKVGEIALEVGYQNPSYFSKTYKKYKGISPDDDRY, encoded by the coding sequence ATGCTAAATATTTTAGTAGTTGAAGATGAAGCTCCAATAAGGGATTGGATAGTATATAATATTTCAAAAATTTCAGATGATTATAAAGTATTAGGCAGTGCAAATAATGGAAAAGAAGGATTTGAATTAGCTAAAAAATTAAATCCAGAAGTGATAATAAGTGATATAAAAATGCCATTGATGGATGGAATTGAACTTACAAAAAATGTAAAAGAAATAATGCCAAATGTTTACGTAGTATTATTAAGTAATTATGCAGAGTTTGATTATGCAAAGCAGGCTATAAGTTATGGTGTATTTGAATATTTAATTAAATCAGATATAAGACCAGTGGAATTAAAAGAAGTATTTTCTAAAATTGAAGAGGATATGATTATTAAAAAAGAAGTAATTGTTAATAAAGAAAATGAAAGTATAGAAGTGGATAAAGATGAAAATAAATATTCAAAATCAATAACAATGGCACTTGAATATATTGATTCTAATTATAAAGAACCTATTTGTCTAGCTGATATATCTAAAAATGTATTTTTATCACATGAATATTTTTCAAGATTATTTAAAGAAGAAGTGGGAGAAAATTTCTCAACATATCTTACAAACTATAGACTAAATAAAGCAGAGTATCTTTTAAAAAATAGCGATATGAAGGTGGGAGAAATAGCATTGGAGGTTGGATATCAAAATCCAAGCTATTTTTCTAAAACAT